One window of Leopardus geoffroyi isolate Oge1 chromosome B3, O.geoffroyi_Oge1_pat1.0, whole genome shotgun sequence genomic DNA carries:
- the SORD gene encoding sorbitol dehydrogenase, whose translation MAAAKPENLSLVVHGPGDLRLENYPIPEPGPNEVLLRMHSVGICGSDVHYWQHGRIGDFIVKKPMVLGHEASGTVVKVGSLVKHLKPGDRVAIEPGALREMDEFCKIGRYNLSPSIFFCATPPDDGNLCRFYKHNADFCYKLPDNVTFEEGALIEPLSVGIHACRRAGITLGNKVFVCGAGPIGLVTLIVAKAMGAAQVVVTDLSATRLSKAKEVGADFVLQISKESPKEIASKVEDLLGCKPEVTIECSGVELSIQAGIYATRSGGTLVLVGLGSEMTTVPLVHAATREVDIKGVFRYCNTWPMAISMLASKSVNIKPLVTHRFPLEKALEAFETSRKGLGLKVMLKCDPNDQNP comes from the exons gagAACTATCCGATCCCTGAACCAGGACCAAATG AAGTGCTGCTGAGGATGCATTCCGTTGGAATCTGCGGCTCAGATGTCCACTACTGGCAGCATGGTCGAATTGGGGATTTTATTGTGAAGAAGCCAATGGTGCTGGGGCATGAAGCTTCAGGAACAGTTGTAAAAGTGGGATCATTGGTAAAGCACCTAAAGCCAG GGGATCGTGTTGCCATCGAGCCAGGTGCTCTGcgagaaatggatgaattctgCAAGATTGGCCGATACAATCTGTCGCCATCCATCTTCTTCTGTGCCACGCCCCCTGATGACGGGAACCTCTGCCGGTTCTATAAGCACAACGCTGACTTCTGCTACAA GCTTCCTGACAATGTCACCTTCGAGGAAGGGGCCCTGATTGAGCCACTGTCTGTGGGGATCCATGCCTGCCGGCGAGCTGGAATCACCCTGGGGAACAAGGTCTTTGTGTGTGGAGCTG GGCCAATTGGACTGGTCACTTTGATCGTGGCCAAGGCAATGGGTGCAGCCCAAGTGGTGGTGACTG ATCTGTCTGCCACTCGGTTGTCTAAAGCCAAGGAAGTTGGGGCTGATTTCGTCCTCCAGATATCCAAGGAGAGCCCTAAAGAAATTGCCAGTAAAGTGGAAGATCTGCTGGGGTGCAAGCCAGAAGTTACCATCGAGTGCTCGGGGGTGGAGCTGTCCATCCAGGCGGGCATCTAT GCGACTCGTTCTGGTGGGACCCTGGTGCTCGTAGGACTGGGCTCTGAGATGACCACTGTGCCCCTCGTGCACGCAGCCACCCGGGAGGTGGATATCAAGGGCGTGTTTCGATATTGCAACAC GTGGCCGATGGCGATTTCAATGCTTGCATCCAAGTCTGTGAATATAAAGCCCTTAGTCACCCATAGGTTTCCTCTGGAGAAAGCTCTGGAAGCCTTTGAAACATCCAGAAAGGGATTGGGGTTGAAAGTCATGCTTAAGTGTGACCCCAATGACCAGAATCCCTAA